In one Pseudomonas tensinigenes genomic region, the following are encoded:
- a CDS encoding hybrid sensor histidine kinase/response regulator — protein MSEKNKTVAIEEMRFRLLIDAVVDYAIYMIDPDGIITSWNSGAKRFKGYEEAEILGEHFSRFYTAEDRAAGLPQRALDTAIREGRFEGEGWRVRKDGTNFWSHVVIDPIIDPSGKLLGFAKITRDLTDRKMAEETLKQSEQQFRLLVQGVTDYAIYMLSPEGRVSNWNQGAQRIKGYLPEEIIGQHFSIFYTPEDRELGEPQRALEIATREGRFENKSWRMRKDGTRFLAHVVVDAIRGDTGTLLGFAKITRDITEAHQAQQALEKTREALFQAQKMQAIGQLSGGIAHDFNNLLTVILGNLEIVQKRMGDDAKISRLLENATQGALRGVSLTQRMLAFARRQELKTESVDIAQLVQGITGLLRSSLGPGIRIDTLFPADLEPVLADTNQLELALLNLATNARDAMPDGGAVSISAEPQVVLELGHSDLPAGRYVCLSVIDTGEGMDEHTLASARDPFFTTKGLGKGTGLGLSMVHGFMEQLGGRFVLKSEKAQGTTAELWIPVAVEGTTSKPLHPPAEPVTVPRLSVLVVDDDSLVLTSTSLLLEDLGHRVVSATSGAQALALFDQGEVIDLMITDMAMPQMSGAQLAHAVRVLKPDLPIILATGYAERLEGFAAQLPRLPKPFTQMNLVAIIAQSMK, from the coding sequence ATGAGCGAGAAAAACAAGACCGTGGCGATCGAAGAGATGCGTTTTCGTCTGCTGATCGATGCGGTGGTCGACTATGCGATCTACATGATCGATCCCGACGGCATCATCACCAGTTGGAACTCCGGCGCCAAACGCTTCAAGGGCTACGAAGAGGCGGAAATCCTCGGCGAACATTTCTCCCGCTTTTATACCGCTGAGGATCGCGCCGCCGGTCTGCCGCAACGGGCGCTCGATACGGCGATCCGTGAAGGGCGCTTCGAAGGCGAGGGCTGGCGGGTGCGCAAGGACGGCACCAATTTCTGGTCGCACGTGGTGATCGATCCGATCATTGATCCCAGCGGCAAGTTGCTCGGTTTCGCCAAGATCACCCGCGACCTGACCGACCGCAAAATGGCCGAAGAAACCCTCAAGCAAAGCGAGCAGCAGTTCCGCTTGCTGGTGCAAGGCGTCACTGACTACGCCATCTACATGCTCAGCCCCGAAGGCCGGGTCAGCAACTGGAACCAGGGCGCCCAGCGCATCAAGGGTTATCTGCCGGAAGAAATCATCGGTCAGCATTTTTCGATCTTCTATACCCCCGAAGACCGCGAACTCGGCGAACCGCAACGGGCGCTGGAAATCGCCACCCGCGAGGGTCGCTTCGAGAACAAGAGCTGGCGCATGCGCAAGGACGGCACGCGGTTTCTCGCCCATGTGGTGGTTGATGCGATTCGTGGCGATACCGGCACTTTGCTCGGTTTTGCCAAGATCACCCGCGATATCACCGAAGCCCACCAGGCGCAGCAAGCGCTGGAGAAAACCCGGGAAGCGTTGTTCCAGGCGCAGAAGATGCAGGCCATCGGTCAGCTCAGCGGCGGCATCGCTCATGACTTCAATAACCTTTTGACGGTGATTCTCGGCAATCTGGAGATCGTGCAAAAACGCATGGGCGACGATGCGAAAATCAGCCGCCTGCTGGAAAACGCCACCCAAGGCGCATTGCGTGGTGTGTCACTGACCCAGCGTATGCTGGCATTTGCCCGCCGTCAGGAATTGAAAACCGAGTCGGTGGATATTGCGCAACTGGTTCAGGGCATCACCGGGTTGCTGCGCAGTTCGCTGGGGCCGGGCATTCGCATCGATACGCTGTTTCCTGCAGATCTGGAGCCGGTGCTGGCGGACACCAATCAGCTGGAACTGGCCTTGCTCAACCTGGCAACCAACGCCCGCGACGCCATGCCCGACGGTGGCGCAGTGAGCATCAGCGCTGAACCGCAAGTGGTGCTCGAGCTGGGGCATTCTGATCTGCCGGCGGGGCGTTACGTCTGCCTCAGTGTGATCGATACCGGGGAGGGCATGGATGAGCACACGCTGGCGTCGGCCAGAGATCCGTTTTTCACCACCAAAGGTTTGGGCAAGGGCACAGGGCTGGGCTTGTCGATGGTCCACGGCTTCATGGAGCAGCTCGGCGGTCGTTTTGTCCTCAAGAGCGAAAAGGCCCAGGGCACAACGGCTGAACTGTGGATTCCGGTGGCCGTCGAGGGCACGACCAGCAAGCCGCTGCATCCGCCCGCCGAGCCAGTGACGGTGCCACGACTCAGCGTGCTGGTGGTGGATGACGACTCGCTGGTGTTGACCAGCACCAGTCTGTTGCTCGAAGACCTTGGCCACCGGGTGGTCAGTGCGACGTCCGGTGCGCAGGCGCTGGCGTTGTTTGATCAGGGCGAGGTCATCGACCTGATGATTACCGACATGGCCATGCCGCAGATGAGTGGCGCGCAACTGGCCCATGCGGTGCGTGTGCTTAAACCGGATCTGCCGATCATCCTGGCCACCGGTTACGCCGAGCGTCTGGAAGGTTTTGCCGCGCAACTGCCACGGCTGCCCAAGCCGTTCACGCAGATGAATCTGGTGGCAATCATTGCTCAATCGATGAAATGA
- a CDS encoding cation:proton antiporter translates to MSFIVWVAVLGTVLLTLALTSSYLRWMPVTTSAVCLLLGIGIGPSGLDLLKLSLENASLWMEHLTEVAVLFSLFVCGLKLRLPLRDKRWRIAFGLAGPVMVLTIVGVCLLLHFALRLPWGPSLLIGAILAPTDPVLAALVQVNDARDVDSVRFGLSGEAGLNDGIAFPFVILGLLLMHGDGSAAEWQGWVLRNVLWAVPAGLLTGYWMGRGIGRVTLSLRIHNDDSTLSPNDYLALSLIALAYVVAEAIGGYGFLSVFAAGLGLRQVEVKSTGAGQPPAEHLVQPVVGHQNVEPQHAVHGDTERLESSQVAAGIMMGDMLSFGSLVERAMEVFLVTLLGVVLVAHWDWRALLVGGVLFCLIRPICVALMPWGALMEGRQRLLIGWFGIRGIGSLFYLFYALNHGLTDSVASVCTDLTLSVVALSILLHGISTQPILARYEQRKKQKN, encoded by the coding sequence ATGAGTTTTATCGTGTGGGTGGCGGTGCTCGGCACCGTGCTGTTGACCCTGGCACTGACCTCGTCGTACCTGCGCTGGATGCCGGTGACGACGTCGGCCGTGTGTTTGTTGCTGGGGATCGGCATCGGCCCCAGCGGCCTTGATCTGCTGAAACTGTCACTGGAAAACGCCTCGCTGTGGATGGAGCACCTGACGGAAGTCGCGGTGCTGTTTTCCCTGTTCGTCTGCGGTTTGAAATTGCGTTTACCCCTGCGCGACAAGCGTTGGCGGATCGCCTTTGGTCTGGCCGGGCCAGTGATGGTGCTGACCATCGTTGGCGTTTGTTTGCTGCTGCATTTTGCCTTGCGCTTGCCGTGGGGACCGTCGTTGTTGATCGGCGCAATTCTGGCACCGACCGACCCGGTGCTGGCGGCGTTGGTGCAGGTCAACGATGCGCGGGATGTCGACAGCGTGCGTTTCGGGCTCTCTGGTGAGGCAGGGTTGAACGATGGGATTGCCTTTCCGTTTGTGATTCTCGGTCTGTTGTTGATGCACGGCGACGGCAGTGCTGCCGAATGGCAAGGCTGGGTGTTGCGCAACGTATTGTGGGCAGTGCCTGCCGGATTGCTTACCGGTTACTGGATGGGCCGAGGTATCGGTCGCGTGACCCTTTCGTTGCGAATCCACAATGACGACAGCACGCTCAGCCCCAATGATTATCTGGCGTTGTCGTTGATTGCCCTCGCCTATGTCGTTGCCGAAGCCATCGGCGGTTACGGCTTCCTGTCGGTATTCGCCGCCGGGTTGGGTCTGCGGCAAGTCGAAGTCAAATCCACCGGCGCCGGCCAACCGCCTGCCGAGCATCTGGTGCAACCGGTGGTCGGCCATCAGAACGTCGAACCGCAGCACGCGGTGCACGGCGATACCGAGCGGCTGGAAAGCAGTCAGGTGGCTGCAGGAATAATGATGGGCGATATGTTGTCGTTCGGCAGTCTGGTCGAGCGCGCCATGGAAGTGTTTCTGGTGACCCTGCTCGGCGTGGTGCTGGTGGCGCACTGGGATTGGCGGGCGTTGCTGGTGGGCGGCGTGCTGTTCTGCCTGATCCGCCCGATCTGCGTCGCACTGATGCCGTGGGGTGCACTGATGGAGGGACGGCAACGGCTGTTGATCGGCTGGTTCGGCATTCGTGGGATCGGCAGCCTGTTCTATCTGTTTTATGCCTTGAATCATGGGCTGACCGATAGCGTGGCCAGCGTGTGCACTGACCTGACCTTGTCGGTGGTGGCGCTGAGCATTTTGCTTCACGGCATCAGCACGCAACCGATCCTGGCTCGCTATGAACAGCGTAAAAAACAAAAAAACTGA
- a CDS encoding glucose 1-dehydrogenase: protein MTDYPKPPFPAQAQTVPGSQRKMEPYPDCGEQSYVGSGRLAGKIALITGADSGIGRAVAIAFAREGADVAVAYLNEHEDAKETARWVEQAGRQCLLLPGDIAQKAHCQALVDKTVERFGRIDVLVNNAAFQMTHENFEEIPDEEWVMTFDVNITAIFRLCQAAIKHMRAGSSIINTSSVNSDMPKPTLLAYATTKGAIANFTGGLAQMLGPKEIRVNCVAPGPIWTPLIVSTMPDEEVQNFGGNTPLGRPGQPVEVAPIYVLLASDEASYITGQRYGVTGGKPML, encoded by the coding sequence ATGACCGACTATCCAAAACCGCCCTTCCCCGCACAAGCCCAGACCGTTCCCGGTTCGCAGCGCAAAATGGAGCCCTATCCCGATTGCGGCGAGCAAAGTTATGTCGGTTCCGGGCGACTGGCTGGCAAGATCGCCCTGATCACCGGCGCTGACAGTGGTATCGGCCGCGCCGTGGCCATTGCTTTCGCCCGTGAAGGCGCCGACGTTGCGGTCGCCTATCTGAATGAACACGAGGACGCCAAGGAAACCGCCCGCTGGGTTGAACAGGCCGGGCGTCAGTGTCTGTTGTTGCCGGGCGATATCGCGCAAAAGGCCCACTGCCAGGCCTTGGTCGACAAGACCGTCGAGCGCTTCGGCCGCATCGACGTGCTGGTCAACAACGCCGCATTCCAGATGACTCACGAAAACTTCGAGGAAATCCCCGACGAAGAATGGGTGATGACCTTCGACGTCAACATCACCGCAATCTTCCGCCTGTGTCAGGCGGCGATCAAACACATGCGCGCCGGCTCGTCGATCATCAACACCAGCTCGGTCAACTCGGACATGCCCAAACCCACCCTGCTCGCCTACGCCACCACCAAAGGCGCGATCGCCAACTTCACCGGCGGTCTGGCGCAGATGCTCGGGCCCAAGGAAATCCGCGTGAACTGCGTGGCGCCTGGGCCGATCTGGACGCCGCTGATCGTCTCGACCATGCCCGATGAAGAAGTGCAGAACTTCGGTGGCAACACCCCGCTCGGCCGCCCCGGGCAACCGGTGGAAGTGGCGCCGATCTACGTGCTGCTGGCCTCGGACGAAGCCAGTTACATCACCGGCCAGCGTTATGGCGTGACCGGTGGTAAGCCGATGCTGTGA
- a CDS encoding MalY/PatB family protein, translating into MTFDFDQLFDRHNTGSTKWSRYSADVLPMWVADMDFAAPPVVIEALQQRLLHPLVGYSVPQENLREAIVADLWNKFSWKVKPQELIFLPGVESGFNMALKALVQPQQNVVVQVPNYPPLRHAPGHWGLNKVELEFVAQADGTYATPLDVLRESLNGGGALLLSNPHNPIGKVFGRDELQAVADICAAQDAWIISDEIHAELCFDGRVHIPTASLSPEIAKRTITLMSASKAYNIAGLKTSFMIIQDAALRERVNHARCGMVDSVNPLGMEATRVAYSEGGPWLTELKTYLQANRDWLVDAVRSRLPGVTINVPQGTYLAWLDCSALDLDDPQQFFLEQAKVGLSAGLDFGDQHQQFVRLNFGCPRLLLEEGIARMERALAQRNT; encoded by the coding sequence ATGACTTTCGATTTTGATCAGCTATTCGACCGCCACAACACCGGCAGCACCAAGTGGAGCCGCTATTCGGCCGATGTGTTGCCGATGTGGGTCGCTGATATGGATTTCGCCGCGCCACCGGTGGTAATCGAGGCTTTACAGCAACGTTTGCTGCACCCGTTGGTGGGCTACAGCGTGCCTCAGGAGAACCTGCGCGAAGCCATCGTCGCCGACCTCTGGAACAAGTTTTCCTGGAAGGTCAAACCGCAAGAGCTGATCTTCCTGCCGGGCGTCGAATCAGGCTTCAACATGGCTTTGAAAGCGCTGGTGCAGCCACAGCAGAACGTCGTTGTGCAAGTCCCGAACTACCCGCCACTGCGCCATGCGCCGGGCCATTGGGGGCTGAACAAGGTCGAGCTGGAGTTCGTCGCACAAGCCGACGGCACCTACGCCACCCCGCTGGACGTACTGCGTGAATCGCTGAACGGTGGCGGCGCACTGTTGCTGAGCAACCCGCACAATCCGATCGGCAAAGTGTTCGGCCGTGACGAACTGCAAGCCGTGGCCGACATCTGTGCGGCGCAGGACGCATGGATCATCTCCGATGAAATCCACGCCGAGCTGTGCTTCGACGGTCGCGTGCATATTCCGACCGCCTCCCTTAGCCCGGAAATTGCCAAGCGCACGATCACCCTGATGTCGGCGAGCAAGGCCTACAACATCGCCGGCCTGAAGACCTCGTTCATGATCATTCAAGATGCGGCCCTGCGCGAACGTGTCAACCACGCCCGGTGCGGCATGGTCGACAGCGTCAACCCGCTGGGCATGGAAGCCACCCGCGTGGCCTACAGCGAAGGCGGGCCATGGCTGACCGAGTTGAAAACCTACCTGCAGGCCAACCGCGACTGGCTGGTTGACGCGGTGCGCAGCCGCTTGCCGGGCGTGACCATCAATGTGCCGCAGGGCACTTATCTGGCGTGGCTGGATTGCTCGGCGCTGGACCTGGACGATCCGCAGCAGTTCTTTCTTGAGCAGGCCAAAGTGGGGCTGAGCGCCGGTCTGGACTTCGGCGATCAACACCAGCAGTTCGTACGTTTGAACTTCGGCTGCCCGCGCTTGTTGCTCGAAGAAGGCATCGCCCGTATGGAGCGCGCCCTGGCACAACGCAATACCTGA
- the fdnG gene encoding formate dehydrogenase-N subunit alpha — protein MDLSRRQFFKVAGIGLAGSSLGALGMAPTQAFAEQVRHFKLAHTHETRNTCPYCSVGCGLIMYSQGDTAKNVAQSIIHIEGDADHPVNRGTLCPKGAGLLDFIHSPGRLLYPQTRKPGSSEWTRISWDEALDRIVDLMKTDRDANFIEKNANGQTVNRWLSTGFLAASAASNEAGYITQKVIRSLGMLGFDNQARVUHGPTVASLAPTYGRGAMTNTWTDIANANLILVMGGNAAEAHPCGFKWVTEAKAHNAARLIVVDPRFTRTASVADYYAPIRTGTDIAFMGGLINYLLTEDKIQHEYVRNYTDVSFIVKAGYGFEDGIFSGYDVAKRSYTDKSGWGYELGDDGFAKVDPTLQDPRCVYQLMKVHYSRYNIDLASQICGMPVDAMQKIWEEIATCSTPGKTMTILYALGWTQHSIGAQIIRSAAMVQLLLGNVGMPGGGVNALRGHSNIQGLTDLGLLSNALPGYLTLGQDSEQDYNAFIHKRTQVPLRPGQLSYWQNYSKFHVSLMKSWYGANATVENNWCYDHLPKLDIPNYDVLKMFDLMSQGKVNGYFCQGFNPIAALPDKNRVMGALAKLKWLVVMDPLATETSEFWHNVGPYNDVKTDEIQTEVIRLPTTCFAEEDGSLVNSSRWLQWHWKGADGPGEAQTDIRIMSELFLRLRKRYQAEGGKFPDPLLKLTWPYKIPDEPSPEELAKEINGSAVADFTDAAGVAVKAGSQLAGFGLLKDDGSTASGCWIFAGSWTEAGNQMARRDNSDPFGMHQHLGWAWAWPANRRILYNRASADVAGKPWDPKKRLVWWNGKAWGGTDVPDYKADVPPEAGMNPFIMNPEGVARFFAVDKMNEGPFPEHYEPFETPIGINPLHPQNKKATSNPAARIFDSVWETLGEAKDFPYAGTSYRLTEHFHFWSKHCKLNAIAQPEQFVEIGEVLAKEKGIAAGDRVRVSCKRGFIEAVAVVTKRIRPLQVNGQVVHQIGIPLHWGFTGLTRHGYLTNTLVPFLGDGNTQTPESKSFLVNVEKL, from the coding sequence ATGGATCTCAGCCGTCGTCAGTTCTTCAAGGTCGCCGGTATCGGCCTTGCAGGCTCGAGCCTGGGCGCGTTGGGCATGGCCCCGACGCAAGCCTTCGCCGAGCAGGTGCGCCACTTCAAGCTTGCCCACACCCATGAAACCCGCAACACCTGCCCGTATTGCTCGGTCGGTTGCGGTTTGATCATGTACAGCCAGGGCGATACCGCGAAGAACGTAGCGCAAAGCATCATTCACATCGAGGGCGACGCCGACCACCCGGTCAACCGTGGCACCCTCTGCCCGAAAGGCGCAGGCCTGCTCGACTTCATTCACAGCCCCGGCCGTTTGCTCTACCCGCAAACCCGCAAACCGGGCAGCAGCGAATGGACGCGGATCAGTTGGGACGAAGCGCTCGACCGCATCGTCGACCTGATGAAAACCGACCGCGATGCCAACTTCATCGAGAAAAATGCCAACGGGCAAACGGTGAATCGCTGGCTGAGCACCGGTTTTCTCGCGGCATCGGCGGCGTCCAACGAAGCCGGTTACATCACCCAGAAGGTGATTCGCAGTCTCGGCATGCTGGGGTTCGATAACCAGGCGCGTGTCTGACACGGCCCGACGGTGGCAAGTCTTGCCCCGACGTACGGCCGTGGTGCCATGACCAATACCTGGACCGATATCGCCAACGCGAATCTGATCCTGGTGATGGGCGGCAACGCAGCAGAAGCGCATCCGTGCGGCTTCAAATGGGTGACCGAGGCCAAAGCGCACAACGCTGCGCGGCTGATCGTGGTTGATCCGCGTTTTACCCGGACCGCTTCGGTGGCCGACTACTACGCGCCGATCCGCACCGGCACCGACATCGCCTTCATGGGCGGCCTGATCAATTACCTGCTGACCGAGGACAAGATCCAGCACGAATACGTGCGCAACTACACCGACGTGTCGTTCATCGTCAAAGCCGGCTATGGCTTTGAAGACGGGATTTTCAGCGGCTACGACGTGGCCAAGCGCAGCTACACCGACAAGTCCGGCTGGGGTTACGAACTGGGCGACGACGGCTTTGCCAAAGTCGACCCGACCCTGCAAGACCCGCGCTGTGTCTATCAATTGATGAAGGTGCATTACAGCCGCTACAACATCGACCTCGCCAGCCAGATTTGCGGCATGCCGGTCGACGCCATGCAGAAAATCTGGGAAGAAATCGCCACCTGCTCGACACCGGGCAAGACCATGACGATTCTCTACGCCCTCGGCTGGACCCAGCACTCGATCGGCGCGCAGATCATTCGCAGCGCGGCGATGGTGCAACTGCTGCTGGGCAACGTCGGCATGCCCGGTGGCGGCGTCAACGCCTTGCGCGGTCACTCGAATATTCAGGGCCTGACTGATCTCGGCCTGCTTTCGAATGCGCTGCCGGGCTATCTGACCTTGGGTCAGGACAGCGAGCAGGACTACAACGCCTTCATCCATAAACGCACGCAAGTACCGCTGCGCCCGGGGCAACTGTCGTACTGGCAGAACTACAGCAAATTCCACGTCAGCCTGATGAAGTCGTGGTACGGCGCCAACGCCACCGTCGAGAACAATTGGTGCTACGACCATTTGCCGAAACTCGACATCCCCAACTACGACGTCCTGAAGATGTTCGACCTGATGAGCCAGGGCAAGGTCAACGGCTATTTCTGCCAGGGCTTCAACCCGATCGCCGCGCTGCCGGACAAGAACCGCGTGATGGGCGCACTGGCCAAGCTGAAATGGCTGGTGGTGATGGACCCGCTGGCCACCGAAACCTCGGAGTTCTGGCACAACGTCGGGCCGTACAACGATGTGAAAACCGACGAAATCCAGACCGAAGTCATTCGCCTGCCGACCACTTGTTTTGCCGAAGAGGACGGCTCGCTGGTCAACAGCAGTCGCTGGCTGCAATGGCACTGGAAGGGTGCCGACGGCCCCGGCGAAGCGCAGACCGACATTCGCATCATGAGCGAATTGTTCCTGCGCCTGCGCAAGCGCTATCAGGCCGAGGGCGGCAAATTCCCCGATCCGCTGCTGAAACTGACATGGCCGTACAAGATCCCTGACGAGCCTTCGCCAGAGGAATTGGCCAAGGAAATCAACGGCAGCGCCGTGGCGGATTTCACCGATGCCGCAGGCGTTGCGGTGAAGGCCGGCTCGCAACTGGCCGGATTCGGCTTGCTCAAGGATGACGGCAGCACCGCGTCCGGCTGCTGGATCTTTGCCGGCAGCTGGACCGAGGCCGGTAACCAGATGGCCCGCCGCGACAACAGCGATCCGTTCGGCATGCACCAGCATCTGGGCTGGGCGTGGGCCTGGCCGGCCAATCGGCGGATTCTCTACAACCGCGCTTCGGCAGATGTCGCCGGCAAACCGTGGGATCCGAAAAAACGTCTGGTCTGGTGGAACGGCAAGGCCTGGGGCGGCACCGATGTGCCGGACTACAAGGCTGACGTGCCACCGGAAGCCGGGATGAACCCGTTCATCATGAACCCCGAAGGCGTGGCGCGGTTCTTCGCCGTCGACAAGATGAACGAGGGGCCATTCCCCGAGCACTACGAGCCGTTCGAAACGCCGATCGGCATCAACCCGCTGCACCCGCAAAACAAGAAAGCCACCAGCAACCCGGCGGCGCGGATCTTCGATTCGGTCTGGGAAACCCTCGGCGAGGCCAAGGACTTCCCGTACGCCGGCACCAGTTACCGGCTCACCGAGCATTTCCACTTCTGGAGCAAGCACTGCAAGTTGAACGCGATTGCCCAGCCTGAGCAGTTCGTGGAAATCGGCGAAGTGTTGGCGAAAGAGAAGGGCATTGCTGCCGGAGATCGAGTGCGGGTCAGTTGCAAACGCGGCTTTATCGAAGCGGTGGCGGTGGTGACAAAAAGGATCCGGCCGCTGCAGGTCAACGGCCAGGTCGTGCATCAGATCGGCATCCCGCTGCACTGGGGCTTCACCGGCCTGACGCGTCACGGTTACCTGACCAACACCCTGGTGCCGTTCCTCGGCGATGGCAATACACAGACCCCGGAATCCAAGTCATTCCTGGTCAACGTGGAGAAGCTCTGA
- the fdxH gene encoding formate dehydrogenase subunit beta: protein MASQDIIARSATTTVPPSVRNQEAVAKLIDTTKCIGCKACQVACSEWNELRDEVGHNHGTYDNPQDLSAETWTLMRFTEHETDAGNLEWLIRKDGCMHCAEPGCLAACPSPGAIIKHANGIVDFDQDHCIGCGYCITGCPFNIPRISQKDHKAYKCTLCSDRVAVGLEPACVKTCPTGAIVFGTKEDMKEHAAERIVDLKSRGFENAGLYDPAGVGGTHVMYVLHHADTPTIYANLPQDPAISPLVGLWKGISKPLGLLAMGAAVLAGFFHYVRIGPNRVEEDEHPAPPDTSVHVVDPAVHTFDPRGEDRP from the coding sequence ATGGCCAGCCAAGACATCATTGCCCGCTCGGCCACCACCACCGTGCCGCCGTCGGTGAGGAATCAGGAGGCGGTGGCCAAGCTGATCGACACCACCAAATGCATCGGCTGCAAGGCCTGTCAGGTCGCCTGCTCGGAATGGAACGAGCTGCGCGACGAGGTCGGCCACAACCACGGCACCTACGACAACCCGCAAGACTTGAGCGCAGAAACCTGGACGTTGATGCGCTTTACTGAGCACGAAACCGATGCTGGCAACCTCGAATGGCTGATCCGCAAGGACGGCTGCATGCACTGCGCCGAGCCCGGTTGTCTGGCGGCGTGCCCGAGTCCCGGCGCGATTATCAAGCACGCCAACGGCATCGTCGATTTCGATCAGGATCACTGCATCGGCTGCGGCTACTGCATCACCGGTTGCCCGTTCAACATCCCGCGTATTTCGCAGAAAGACCACAAGGCCTACAAATGCACCTTGTGTTCGGATCGGGTCGCGGTAGGGCTGGAACCGGCCTGCGTGAAAACCTGCCCGACCGGCGCCATTGTTTTCGGCACCAAGGAAGACATGAAGGAACACGCCGCCGAACGCATTGTTGACCTGAAAAGCCGTGGCTTTGAAAACGCCGGTCTGTATGACCCCGCCGGTGTTGGCGGCACGCATGTGATGTACGTGTTGCACCACGCAGACACGCCGACCATTTACGCCAACCTGCCGCAGGATCCGGCGATCAGTCCGTTGGTGGGCTTGTGGAAAGGCATCAGCAAACCGCTGGGTCTGTTGGCCATGGGCGCGGCGGTGCTGGCCGGGTTCTTCCATTACGTGCGCATCGGCCCGAACCGGGTTGAAGAGGATGAGCATCCGGCGCCACCCGACACCTCGGTGCACGTCGTCGATCCGGCGGTGCACACCTTCGATCCACGCGGGGAGGACCGGCCATGA
- a CDS encoding formate dehydrogenase subunit gamma, whose amino-acid sequence MSNKTILRYTANQRTNHWLVAILFFMAGLSGLALFHPSLFWLSNLFGGGPWTRILHPYMGIAMFVLFLGLVFSFWRSNFFIANDRRWLRRINRVMVNDEESVPPVGKYNAGQKLLFWTLLLCMLGLLFTGLVIWRAWFSAYFGITVIRWAMLLHALAGFILVLSIIIHIYAGLWIKGSVDAMMHGWVSRAWAKKHHELWYRDVTRDERQPDVPERPITKKG is encoded by the coding sequence ATGAGCAACAAGACGATCCTGCGTTACACCGCCAACCAGCGCACCAATCACTGGCTGGTGGCGATCCTGTTTTTCATGGCCGGGCTGTCCGGGTTGGCGTTGTTTCATCCGTCGCTGTTCTGGCTGAGCAACCTGTTCGGCGGCGGGCCGTGGACACGGATTCTGCATCCGTACATGGGCATCGCCATGTTCGTGTTGTTCCTTGGCTTGGTGTTCAGCTTCTGGCGCAGCAATTTCTTCATCGCCAATGACCGGCGGTGGCTGCGGCGGATCAATCGGGTGATGGTCAACGATGAAGAAAGCGTGCCGCCGGTAGGCAAATACAACGCCGGGCAGAAGCTGCTGTTCTGGACTTTACTCCTGTGCATGCTCGGTTTGCTGTTCACCGGGCTGGTGATCTGGCGCGCCTGGTTCAGTGCGTATTTCGGCATCACCGTGATCCGCTGGGCGATGCTGCTGCATGCGCTGGCCGGCTTCATTCTGGTGCTGAGCATCATCATTCACATCTACGCCGGGCTGTGGATCAAGGGTTCGGTGGACGCGATGATGCACGGCTGGGTCAGCCGCGCCTGGGCGAAGAAACACCATGAACTCTGGTATCGCGACGTCACCCGCGATGAACGCCAACCGGACGTGCCGGAGCGACCGATCACTAAAAAGGGCTGA
- the fdhE gene encoding formate dehydrogenase accessory protein FdhE, protein MPTILEPGEIEAAASSPPFLHLPPHNLFTLRAARLEQLAEGHALAEYLRLIAGLCRVQQQVFDDPPLTAPFDQQRIEACQQHGLPPFAADTLVREEGWQAYLEALLQRYEPAEQPAVIDAVTTLRVASSGQLRAWAVALVSGQYSMVPAQLVPFLGAALQVAWSHWLLSAPNLQLKPGDSLSQCPACGSPAMAGVIRHRGKHNGLRYLVCSLCACEWHVVRVKCVYCESSKGLDYFSLEDDRHAANQAPIRAEVCPGCNSYLKLVYLENDADAEALSADLSSMLLDMRLAQDGYQRLAPNLLLAPGDE, encoded by the coding sequence TTGCCAACCATTCTGGAACCTGGGGAAATCGAAGCGGCGGCCAGTTCGCCGCCGTTTCTGCATCTGCCGCCGCATAACCTGTTTACCCTACGGGCCGCTCGACTGGAGCAATTGGCCGAGGGGCATGCGCTGGCTGAGTACCTGCGGCTGATTGCCGGGTTGTGCCGGGTGCAGCAGCAGGTGTTTGACGATCCACCGCTGACAGCGCCGTTCGATCAGCAGCGGATTGAAGCTTGTCAGCAGCATGGTTTGCCGCCGTTCGCGGCGGACACGTTGGTGCGTGAGGAGGGCTGGCAGGCTTACCTTGAAGCTTTGCTGCAACGTTATGAACCTGCTGAGCAACCTGCCGTCATTGATGCGGTGACGACGTTGCGGGTCGCCAGTTCCGGCCAGTTACGCGCGTGGGCGGTGGCGCTGGTCAGTGGCCAATACTCAATGGTGCCCGCGCAACTGGTGCCGTTTCTCGGTGCGGCGCTGCAAGTGGCGTGGAGTCACTGGCTACTCAGCGCACCGAATCTGCAACTCAAACCGGGTGACAGCCTCAGCCAATGCCCGGCGTGCGGTTCTCCGGCGATGGCCGGGGTCATCCGCCATCGCGGCAAGCACAACGGTTTGCGTTATCTGGTGTGTTCGCTGTGTGCCTGCGAATGGCATGTGGTGCGGGTCAAATGCGTGTATTGCGAGTCGAGTAAGGGTCTGGATTATTTCAGCCTTGAGGACGATCGCCATGCGGCCAATCAGGCGCCGATAAGGGCGGAAGTCTGTCCGGGCTGCAACAGTTATCTGAAACTGGTGTATCTGGAAAACGATGCCGACGCCGAGGCGTTGTCGGCAGATTTGAGCAGTATGCTGCTGGACATGCGTCTGGCCCAGGACGGTTATCAGCGTCTGGCGCCGAATCTGTTGCTGGCTCCGGGAGACGAATGA